A single genomic interval of Methylocystis sp. IM3 harbors:
- a CDS encoding CmpA/NrtA family ABC transporter substrate-binding protein translates to MMSRRPIKIGFMPLVDAASLFIAVDKGFAAVEGLDVELVREVSWSNIRDRLAIGHYDAAHLLAPMAIAATLGLNQARVALVAPFNLAFNGNAITVSRDLHARLLAAADGDIADPSVSARALEKIIHEGERRGAEPLTFGMTFPFSAHNYQLRYWMAQGGVDPDRDLRLVVLPPPFMAENLAKGQVDGFCVGAPWSEVAAEAGVGVILHSASRIFSPTPEKTLAMRERMAKDEPSLVVALINACLKASDFIASPQNDEEVASILARPNRVGVEARILRRILYDRRNASTPGADGDLMLGDRVLGRPFPYQAAWLYAQMARWGQARLSIDALGASKRVFDPCFFDRAEGCAHKTAPRPITAFAGPSFDAGDIPAYVAGFAIGAKPE, encoded by the coding sequence ATGATGTCCCGCCGTCCGATCAAGATCGGATTCATGCCGCTTGTCGATGCGGCCAGTCTCTTCATTGCGGTCGACAAGGGTTTTGCGGCGGTCGAGGGCCTCGACGTCGAGCTCGTGCGCGAGGTGTCCTGGTCCAACATTCGCGATCGTCTCGCCATCGGCCATTATGACGCAGCGCATCTCCTTGCGCCGATGGCCATCGCCGCGACGCTCGGCCTCAACCAGGCGAGAGTCGCGCTCGTGGCGCCCTTCAATCTGGCCTTCAACGGCAACGCCATAACAGTCTCGCGCGATCTCCATGCCCGCCTGCTTGCGGCCGCGGACGGCGATATCGCCGACCCGTCCGTCAGCGCCCGCGCCCTGGAAAAAATCATCCACGAAGGCGAGCGGCGTGGCGCTGAGCCGCTGACCTTCGGCATGACGTTTCCCTTCTCTGCGCATAATTACCAGTTGCGCTACTGGATGGCTCAAGGAGGCGTCGATCCTGATCGGGATCTTCGCCTTGTCGTGCTGCCGCCGCCCTTCATGGCGGAAAATCTCGCCAAGGGACAGGTCGACGGCTTCTGCGTCGGCGCTCCCTGGAGCGAGGTCGCCGCGGAAGCCGGCGTCGGCGTCATTCTCCACTCCGCAAGCAGGATCTTCAGCCCGACCCCGGAGAAGACCCTGGCGATGCGGGAGCGCATGGCCAAAGACGAGCCCTCGCTCGTCGTCGCGCTCATCAACGCCTGTCTGAAAGCTTCGGATTTCATCGCATCGCCACAGAATGACGAGGAAGTCGCGTCGATACTCGCACGCCCGAACCGGGTTGGCGTCGAGGCGCGGATACTCCGTCGCATCCTCTACGACCGCCGGAATGCATCGACTCCCGGCGCCGACGGCGATCTGATGCTTGGCGACCGTGTCCTCGGCCGTCCCTTTCCCTATCAGGCGGCCTGGCTCTATGCGCAGATGGCGCGCTGGGGGCAGGCGCGCTTGTCGATCGACGCCCTTGGCGCGTCGAAACGCGTGTTCGATCCTTGCTTTTTCGACAGGGCCGAGGGCTGCGCGCATAAAACCGCGCCGCGTCCCATCACGGCCTTCGCCGGTCCTTCCTTCGACGCCGGCGACATCCCGGCCTATGTCGCGGGCTTCGCAATTGGCGCGAAGCCCGAGTGA
- a CDS encoding ANTAR domain-containing response regulator: MKIVIVDESPIRAAILEEGLREAGFVEVERIAQTHNLLKRVYAIDPDVILIDLENPSRDELEQMFQVSRAVRRPVAMFVDQSDAASIQASVDAGVSAYIVDGLKKERIRSILDLCISRFNAFASLQSELERAKSDLLARKTIDRAKGILMKSKNLSEDEAYRLLRGVAMRENKRIADIAQSVITASELLK, from the coding sequence TTGAAAATTGTTATCGTCGATGAAAGTCCGATCCGGGCCGCGATCCTCGAGGAGGGTTTGCGGGAAGCGGGGTTTGTCGAAGTCGAGCGCATCGCGCAGACGCACAATCTGCTCAAGCGCGTCTACGCCATCGACCCCGACGTCATTCTGATCGATCTGGAAAACCCCTCCCGCGACGAACTCGAACAGATGTTCCAGGTCAGCCGCGCCGTCCGGCGGCCGGTCGCCATGTTCGTCGATCAGTCGGACGCAGCCTCGATTCAGGCGTCGGTGGACGCCGGCGTCTCCGCCTATATCGTCGACGGCCTGAAGAAAGAACGGATCAGGTCGATCCTCGACCTCTGCATCTCGCGATTCAACGCCTTCGCGAGCCTGCAAAGCGAACTCGAGCGTGCGAAATCGGATTTGCTGGCGCGCAAGACGATCGACCGCGCCAAGGGGATTTTGATGAAGTCCAAAAACCTGTCGGAGGACGAGGCCTATCGGCTGCTGCGCGGCGTCGCCATGCGCGAGAACAAGAGAATCGCCGATATCGCACAGTCCGTCATTACGGCGTCGGAGTTGCTGAAATGA
- a CDS encoding transposase yields the protein MDDKILTDELWTAVAPLLPGKEGDPGCHGRDNRLFLEGVFWVARTGSPWRGLPPEFGKWYTTYTRYHRWEKKGVWPKVVEALQRQGAAGLRYDEAGLRWAELAPAIECEAGPDRVAA from the coding sequence GTGGACGACAAAATCTTGACGGACGAGCTTTGGACGGCGGTTGCGCCGCTTCTTCCGGGGAAAGAAGGGGATCCCGGCTGCCACGGGCGCGATAACCGGCTGTTCCTGGAGGGCGTGTTCTGGGTCGCGCGCACGGGGTCGCCCTGGCGTGGCCTGCCCCCGGAATTCGGGAAGTGGTACACAACCTATACGCGTTACCACCGCTGGGAGAAAAAGGGCGTCTGGCCCAAGGTCGTCGAGGCGCTCCAGCGGCAGGGAGCCGCCGGGCTTCGTTATGACGAGGCGGGCCTGCGCTGGGCCGAACTGGCGCCGGCGATCGAATGCGAGGCCGGGCCGGACAGGGTGGCGGCCTGA
- a CDS encoding transglutaminase family protein has product MRIRIRHETTYRYLKPAKSVIQHLRLTPRNFDGQHVKNWRIEVDRDCRLTSAEDAFGNILHRFTADGPLDSITTTVEGEIATFDTAGVASGALERFPPALYMRQTPLTAPSAEILDFARETARGGDDLSRLHALLAAIYAEMNFDTDATHAATTAVEAFDARKGVCQDFAHLFIACARAIDAPARYVSGYYLRSDGDAQVAGHAWAEAHVAGLGWVGFDPAHGLSPGERHLRLATGLDYLGAAPVRGARAGGAGETMGVKVRVAPSVAQSPSPSQSQSQAQ; this is encoded by the coding sequence ATGCGCATCCGCATCCGCCACGAAACCACCTATCGTTACCTCAAGCCGGCCAAGTCCGTCATCCAGCATCTGCGGCTGACGCCCCGCAATTTTGACGGCCAGCATGTCAAGAACTGGCGCATCGAGGTCGACCGCGATTGCCGGCTGACCAGCGCCGAGGACGCCTTTGGCAACATCCTCCATCGTTTCACGGCCGATGGGCCGCTCGACTCGATCACGACCACGGTCGAGGGGGAAATCGCCACTTTCGACACGGCCGGCGTCGCCTCGGGCGCGCTCGAACGCTTTCCGCCGGCGCTCTACATGCGGCAGACGCCACTGACCGCGCCCAGCGCCGAAATCCTCGATTTCGCACGGGAGACCGCACGCGGCGGCGACGATCTGTCCCGGCTCCATGCGCTTTTGGCGGCGATTTACGCGGAGATGAACTTCGACACGGACGCGACCCACGCCGCGACGACCGCGGTCGAAGCCTTCGACGCGCGCAAGGGCGTGTGTCAGGACTTCGCACATCTTTTCATCGCCTGCGCGCGGGCGATCGACGCGCCGGCGCGCTATGTCAGCGGCTATTATCTGAGAAGCGACGGCGACGCGCAGGTCGCGGGCCACGCCTGGGCGGAAGCCCATGTCGCGGGCCTCGGCTGGGTCGGCTTCGATCCAGCCCATGGCCTTTCGCCCGGCGAGCGCCATCTGCGCCTGGCGACCGGGCTCGACTATCTGGGCGCCGCCCCCGTTCGGGGCGCCCGCGCGGGGGGCGCGGGCGAGACGATGGGGGTGAAGGTGCGCGTGGCGCCGAGCGTCGCCCAAAGCCCAAGTCCAAGCCAAAGTCAGAGCCAGGCCCAGTAG
- a CDS encoding alpha-E domain-containing protein: protein MLSSTADNLYWLARYMERADFLARAIEASRRLAALPKTYGGADTEWGSVLLSSGAAQAFEAAGQPLSEANVIEFLTFSRENPSSIRNCIECARTNARAVRTALTVEMWEAINGAYLEMKAMEARRGAYSSDELGRFLEFVKQTSLTYDGGAYRTMLRNDAYWFSRVGLFVERADNTARLLDVKYHVLLPEKEIVGGSLDYFQWSAILRAVSAHTAYHWVYRTSMKPWLVADLLILRPEMPRSLISCYESIVRNLDNLARAHGRQGGAQRQARSTYGKLEALTMESVFQGGLHEFVQGFLSENNRLGALITEQYLF from the coding sequence ATGCTTTCGAGCACAGCCGACAATCTCTACTGGCTCGCCCGCTATATGGAGCGCGCAGATTTCCTGGCCCGCGCGATCGAAGCGTCGCGCCGACTCGCCGCCTTGCCGAAAACCTATGGCGGCGCCGACACGGAATGGGGAAGCGTGCTCTTGTCCTCCGGGGCCGCGCAGGCTTTCGAAGCCGCCGGCCAGCCGCTCAGCGAGGCCAATGTCATCGAGTTTCTCACCTTTTCACGCGAGAATCCGAGTTCGATTCGCAATTGCATCGAATGCGCGCGCACCAATGCGCGCGCCGTGCGCACGGCGCTCACCGTCGAAATGTGGGAGGCCATCAACGGCGCCTATCTCGAGATGAAGGCGATGGAGGCGCGCCGCGGCGCCTATTCGTCGGACGAACTGGGCCGCTTCCTCGAATTCGTGAAGCAGACGTCCCTCACCTATGACGGCGGCGCCTATCGGACCATGCTGCGCAACGACGCCTATTGGTTCTCGCGCGTCGGCCTCTTCGTCGAGCGCGCGGACAACACCGCCCGTCTGCTGGACGTGAAATATCACGTGCTGCTGCCGGAGAAGGAGATCGTCGGCGGCTCGCTGGATTATTTTCAATGGTCGGCGATCCTGCGCGCGGTCTCCGCGCATACGGCGTACCACTGGGTTTATCGCACCAGCATGAAACCCTGGCTTGTGGCCGATCTTCTCATCCTGCGTCCCGAGATGCCGCGTTCGCTCATTTCCTGCTATGAAAGCATCGTGCGCAACCTCGACAATCTCGCCCGCGCCCATGGTCGGCAGGGCGGCGCGCAGCGCCAGGCGCGCAGCACATATGGCAAGCTCGAAGCGCTCACCATGGAAAGCGTCTTCCAGGGCGGCCTTCACGAATTCGTCCAGGGATTCCTCAGCGAGAACAACCGCCTCGGGGCGCTCATAACGGAACAATATCTCTTCTGA
- a CDS encoding circularly permuted type 2 ATP-grasp protein, whose protein sequence is MDLRVTQFDEMAGSDGATRAPYLKLAQWLDGAPSDLLASRREQAELLFRRIGITFAVYGAQEATERLIPFDILPRIIARSEWAALERGLAQRVTALNMFLKDIYGAGDILRAGKVPSELVYRNPGYCPEMAGRRAPHDIFVHIAGVDIVRTDDHGFYVLEDNARTPSGVSYMLENREVMMRLFPDLFAMHRVAPIEDYPDKLLATLRSVAPPRAASDPTIALMTPGSFNSAYYEHSFLADKLGVELVEGRDLFVKDDVVYMRTTEGPRRVDVIYRRIDDDFLDPLTFRPDSALGVAGLIGAYHAGNVTLANAVGTGVADDKAIYTYMPDIIRFYLGEEPLLQNVPTWRCREPEALAYVLDHLDELVVKEVNGSGGYGMLVGPHASRGQIEEFRAKLKAQPDNFIAQPTLALSTCPISVAQGVAPRHVDLRPFVLQGANGVCVVPGGLTRVAMTEKSLVVNSSQGGGTKDTWVIDDAAGAA, encoded by the coding sequence ATGGACCTTCGTGTGACGCAATTCGATGAAATGGCGGGTTCGGACGGCGCGACCCGCGCCCCCTATCTGAAGCTCGCGCAATGGCTCGACGGCGCGCCTTCCGACCTGCTGGCCTCCCGGCGCGAACAGGCGGAATTGCTGTTTCGCCGCATCGGCATCACCTTCGCCGTCTATGGCGCGCAAGAGGCGACCGAGCGGCTCATTCCCTTCGACATTCTGCCGCGCATCATCGCGCGCAGCGAATGGGCGGCGCTGGAGCGCGGCCTCGCGCAGCGCGTCACCGCCCTCAACATGTTCCTCAAGGACATTTACGGGGCGGGCGACATTCTCAGGGCCGGCAAGGTGCCGAGCGAACTCGTCTATCGCAATCCCGGCTACTGTCCTGAGATGGCGGGACGGCGCGCGCCGCATGACATCTTTGTCCATATCGCCGGCGTCGACATCGTACGCACCGACGATCACGGCTTCTATGTGCTCGAGGACAACGCCCGCACCCCGTCCGGCGTCTCCTACATGCTGGAGAACCGCGAGGTGATGATGCGGCTCTTCCCCGATCTCTTCGCCATGCATCGCGTGGCGCCGATCGAGGACTACCCCGACAAGCTGCTCGCGACACTGCGCTCGGTTGCGCCGCCACGCGCGGCGAGCGACCCGACCATCGCGCTGATGACGCCGGGCTCCTTCAACTCCGCCTATTACGAACACTCTTTCTTGGCCGACAAGTTGGGCGTGGAGCTCGTCGAAGGCCGCGACCTCTTCGTCAAGGACGACGTCGTCTATATGCGGACCACGGAAGGACCGCGCCGCGTCGACGTGATCTACCGACGCATCGACGACGACTTCCTCGATCCGCTGACGTTCCGGCCCGATTCGGCGCTGGGCGTCGCCGGGCTGATCGGCGCCTATCATGCGGGCAATGTGACGCTCGCCAATGCAGTGGGCACGGGCGTCGCCGACGACAAGGCGATTTATACTTACATGCCCGACATCATCCGCTTCTATCTCGGGGAAGAGCCGCTGCTCCAGAACGTGCCCACCTGGCGCTGCCGCGAACCCGAGGCCCTCGCCTATGTGCTCGACCATCTGGACGAGCTTGTGGTCAAGGAAGTGAACGGCTCGGGTGGCTACGGCATGCTCGTCGGGCCGCACGCCTCGCGGGGTCAGATCGAGGAATTCCGCGCCAAGCTGAAAGCGCAGCCCGACAATTTCATCGCGCAGCCGACGCTTGCCCTGTCCACCTGTCCGATCTCCGTCGCGCAGGGCGTTGCGCCGCGCCATGTCGATCTGCGGCCTTTCGTCCTGCAAGGCGCGAATGGCGTGTGCGTCGTGCCGGGAGGCCTCACGCGCGTCGCCATGACCGAGAAGTCTCTCGTCGTGAATTCGAGCCAGGGGGGCGGAACCAAGGACACATGGGTGATCGACGACGCAGCGGGAGCTGCATGA
- a CDS encoding carbohydrate porin: MKAVRRFAACLLRASSCVAALLAALGASTPASAAGAPPFNWAGLYLGASLGAARPVHGGERLQAVGGVDFPRPDLYPPSFARLGVSVGAQAGYNWQSGPWVWGFETDLSLLDGRRAPIGAYPSFGAYPYPPLFSLDAGPSANFFASLRGRAGLAVGSALFYLTGGVAAGGARGPATLSVDGARLPAGWSQSSRMKFALGAGLEYALSEEWSARGEYLFLSQSLNTQTFDDGSGLAYVSRVKNENHILRFGLNYHFGEEDRIPGPIRYGGRNGDRSGHAPDEAAGGVSEELYSVHGQTTNVGQAYPKFPAAYDGPNSLPSQGKANLGSTSNLYMGLRLWPGGAAYLNPEIDAGYGLANSVGAASYVDGAVAKVGRAAPYMRFQRYFLRQIIGLDGSQTESASDEGSRSEVLESTQNQISGRVDKDRIIVTLGKFAVGDVFDDNVYAHDPTTGFLNFAFNNMGAFDYAADAWGYTHGLALEWKQDWWTARGGVFQLSTVPNSDDIEPVLFRQFMAVAEFEARYELLGQPGAIKFLGFGDNGFLTRADDAIRYAFITGEFPPTVESSRRRAVKTGGGVNIKQQLMPHLGFFLRASMADGRFETVDYTDIDRSIAFGLVGGGALWGRDDDEIGAAVAFSGLHGDRVRYFGLGGLSVYIGDGALTYGGEKNMEAYYKVGFGKNFDATFDYQLLINPAHNSARGPVNVFGLRLRAAF, translated from the coding sequence ATGAAAGCCGTGCGACGGTTTGCCGCCTGCCTGCTCCGCGCCTCCTCCTGCGTCGCCGCCTTGCTGGCCGCGCTGGGGGCGTCGACGCCGGCTTCGGCCGCTGGCGCGCCGCCTTTCAACTGGGCGGGTCTTTACCTCGGCGCCAGTCTCGGCGCCGCGCGGCCAGTCCATGGCGGAGAACGTCTCCAGGCGGTGGGCGGCGTCGATTTCCCCCGGCCCGATCTCTATCCGCCGTCTTTTGCACGCCTCGGCGTCTCGGTCGGCGCGCAGGCCGGCTACAATTGGCAAAGCGGCCCCTGGGTATGGGGTTTCGAGACGGATCTCAGCCTTCTCGACGGCCGCCGCGCCCCCATCGGCGCTTACCCTAGTTTTGGGGCCTATCCATATCCGCCGCTTTTTTCACTCGACGCGGGGCCCAGCGCCAATTTCTTCGCCAGCCTTCGCGGTCGCGCCGGCCTCGCCGTCGGCAGCGCGCTTTTCTATCTCACGGGCGGCGTCGCGGCTGGGGGCGCGCGCGGGCCGGCGACATTGTCGGTCGACGGCGCCCGATTGCCGGCCGGATGGTCGCAGTCCTCGCGGATGAAATTCGCGCTCGGCGCCGGTCTCGAATATGCGCTTTCTGAAGAGTGGTCGGCGCGCGGCGAATATCTCTTCCTCAGCCAGTCGCTGAACACGCAGACTTTCGATGACGGGAGCGGCCTCGCCTATGTCTCACGGGTGAAAAACGAGAATCACATCCTCAGATTCGGCCTCAACTATCACTTCGGTGAGGAGGACCGCATTCCGGGGCCCATTCGATATGGCGGCCGTAACGGGGATCGCAGCGGCCATGCCCCTGACGAGGCGGCCGGAGGCGTGAGCGAGGAGCTTTACAGCGTCCACGGCCAGACGACCAATGTCGGGCAGGCCTATCCGAAGTTTCCTGCCGCCTATGACGGCCCGAACAGCCTTCCCTCGCAGGGCAAGGCGAATCTGGGTTCGACATCCAATCTTTACATGGGTCTCAGACTCTGGCCGGGCGGCGCGGCCTATCTCAATCCCGAGATCGACGCCGGCTACGGGCTTGCGAACTCCGTCGGCGCCGCGTCCTATGTGGACGGCGCCGTCGCAAAAGTCGGCCGGGCGGCTCCCTATATGCGCTTCCAGCGCTACTTCCTGCGGCAGATCATCGGCCTCGACGGCTCGCAGACGGAGAGCGCCTCCGACGAAGGCTCGCGAAGCGAGGTGCTGGAGTCGACGCAGAACCAGATTTCGGGGCGGGTCGACAAGGACCGGATCATCGTCACGCTGGGCAAATTCGCGGTCGGCGACGTCTTCGACGACAACGTCTATGCGCATGATCCGACCACAGGCTTCCTGAATTTCGCCTTCAACAACATGGGCGCCTTCGATTATGCGGCTGACGCCTGGGGCTATACGCATGGTCTGGCGCTGGAGTGGAAACAGGACTGGTGGACCGCGCGCGGCGGCGTCTTTCAGCTCTCGACGGTTCCCAATAGCGACGACATCGAGCCCGTGCTGTTTCGGCAGTTCATGGCCGTTGCGGAGTTCGAGGCGCGTTACGAGCTACTCGGACAGCCGGGCGCCATCAAATTTCTCGGCTTCGGCGACAATGGCTTCCTCACCAGGGCGGACGACGCCATCCGCTACGCCTTCATCACCGGCGAATTCCCGCCGACCGTCGAGTCTTCGCGCCGGCGCGCCGTCAAAACAGGCGGCGGCGTCAATATCAAGCAGCAGCTCATGCCGCATCTGGGGTTCTTCCTGCGCGCGAGCATGGCGGACGGGCGTTTCGAGACTGTCGATTACACCGACATCGACCGCAGCATCGCCTTCGGACTTGTCGGCGGCGGCGCCTTATGGGGGCGCGATGACGACGAGATCGGCGCCGCAGTGGCCTTCAGCGGACTTCATGGAGATCGGGTCCGCTATTTCGGGCTCGGGGGATTGAGCGTCTATATCGGCGACGGCGCCCTGACCTATGGCGGCGAGAAGAATATGGAAGCCTATTACAAGGTGGGGTTTGGAAAGAATTTCGACGCGACCTTCGATTATCAGCTTTTGATCAATCCGGCGCACAACAGCGCGCGCGGGCCGGTGAACGTCTTCGGCCTGAGACTGCGCGCCGCCTTCTGA
- a CDS encoding glutathione peroxidase produces MTLYDIEVRAIDGATKSLRDYEGKTLLVVNVASKCGFTPQYKGLEALYRKYAGRGFVVLGFPCNQFGAQEPGSESEIASFCSTAYDVSFPMFAKIDVNGEQTHPLYKLLKREAPGLLGSEAIKWNFTKFLVDRSGKVVRRYAPTDTPQSLEKDIEAAL; encoded by the coding sequence ATGACGCTCTACGACATCGAGGTCCGCGCCATCGACGGCGCCACGAAAAGCCTGCGGGATTATGAAGGAAAGACGCTGCTCGTCGTCAATGTGGCGAGCAAATGCGGCTTCACCCCGCAATACAAGGGGCTCGAAGCCCTCTATCGCAAATATGCCGGCCGGGGCTTCGTCGTGCTGGGCTTTCCCTGCAACCAATTCGGCGCGCAGGAGCCGGGCTCCGAGAGCGAGATCGCGTCCTTCTGCTCGACGGCCTATGACGTGAGCTTTCCGATGTTCGCCAAGATCGACGTCAATGGCGAACAGACGCACCCGCTCTACAAACTGCTCAAGCGCGAGGCGCCGGGCCTACTCGGCTCCGAGGCGATCAAGTGGAACTTCACCAAGTTCCTCGTCGATCGCAGCGGCAAGGTCGTGCGGCGCTATGCGCCGACCGACACGCCCCAATCGCTCGAAAAGGACATAGAGGCGGCGCTGTGA
- a CDS encoding sigma-54-dependent transcriptional regulator has translation MTPTILIADDDPVQRRLLEAMVRRFGYDAETAEGGEEALARLARPGAAPIGLLILDLVMPDLDGMGVLTRMRDRKIETPVIVQTAHGSIEAVISAMRAGARDFVVKPVGAERLQISIKNALAADALAGEVRRIGRRAQGHLTFKDLVSRSPDMARVIRLGERAAHSSIPVLIEGESGVGKELVARAIQGGSDRKGKPFVTVNCGALPANLVESILFGHEKGAFTGATEKHTGKFQEANGGTLFLDEIGELPLDIQVKLLRALQEGEIDPVGARRPVRVDIRLISATNQNLIELVKRGLFREDLFYRLNVFPISIPPLRSRREDIADLARRFAARFAAEEGRNIRGLTAEALSLLASYPWPGNVRQLENAVFRAVVLADGDELTVVEFPQIAAHVDGFDVRVPPVPALAPAEPPREREIIRVETRDPHVLPLLSSNGEMRKLDDLEKETIRFALTHYRGQMSEIARRLGIGRSTLYRKMKEYGLEEGPLQTVASDTMVA, from the coding sequence ATGACCCCCACGATTCTGATTGCTGACGACGATCCGGTGCAACGCCGCCTGCTCGAGGCCATGGTGAGGCGCTTCGGCTACGACGCCGAGACGGCAGAGGGGGGCGAAGAGGCGCTGGCGCGGCTCGCGCGGCCCGGCGCGGCGCCGATCGGGCTTCTCATCCTCGATCTCGTAATGCCCGATCTCGATGGCATGGGCGTGCTGACCCGCATGCGCGACCGCAAGATCGAGACGCCGGTCATCGTGCAGACCGCGCATGGCTCGATCGAGGCGGTGATCTCCGCCATGCGCGCCGGCGCCCGGGATTTCGTCGTGAAGCCCGTCGGCGCCGAGCGCCTGCAAATCTCCATCAAGAACGCGCTTGCGGCGGACGCGCTCGCAGGCGAAGTGCGCCGCATCGGCCGGCGCGCCCAGGGTCATCTCACCTTCAAGGACCTCGTTTCGCGCAGCCCCGACATGGCGCGGGTGATCCGGCTCGGCGAGCGCGCGGCGCATTCCAGCATTCCGGTGCTGATCGAGGGCGAGTCGGGCGTCGGCAAGGAGCTGGTCGCGCGCGCCATACAGGGCGGCTCGGATCGCAAGGGCAAGCCCTTCGTGACGGTGAACTGCGGCGCCCTGCCCGCCAATCTCGTGGAATCGATTCTCTTCGGCCACGAGAAGGGCGCCTTCACCGGCGCCACCGAGAAGCACACGGGCAAGTTTCAGGAAGCCAACGGCGGGACGCTGTTTCTCGACGAGATCGGCGAATTGCCGCTCGACATTCAGGTCAAGCTTCTGCGCGCCCTCCAGGAGGGCGAAATCGACCCGGTGGGCGCGCGCCGCCCCGTGCGCGTCGATATCCGCCTCATCTCCGCGACCAACCAGAACCTCATCGAGCTCGTGAAGCGCGGCCTCTTCCGCGAGGATCTCTTCTACCGGCTCAACGTCTTCCCGATCAGCATTCCGCCGCTGCGCTCGCGCCGCGAGGACATCGCCGATCTCGCGCGCCGCTTCGCAGCGCGTTTCGCGGCGGAAGAAGGCCGCAACATTCGCGGCCTCACCGCCGAGGCGCTGTCGCTGCTCGCGAGCTACCCCTGGCCCGGCAATGTGCGCCAGCTCGAAAACGCCGTGTTTCGCGCCGTGGTTCTGGCCGACGGGGACGAGCTGACGGTCGTCGAATTCCCCCAGATCGCCGCGCATGTCGACGGCTTCGACGTGCGCGTGCCGCCGGTTCCGGCGCTGGCGCCCGCGGAGCCGCCGCGCGAACGCGAGATCATCCGCGTCGAGACCCGCGACCCGCATGTTCTGCCGCTCCTCTCCAGCAATGGCGAAATGCGCAAGCTCGACGACCTGGAGAAGGAGACGATCCGTTTCGCTTTGACCCACTACCGCGGACAAATGTCGGAGATCGCGCGCCGCCTCGGCATCGGCCGCTCGACGCTTTATCGCAAGATGAAGGAATATGGGCTCGAGGAAGGGCCGCTTCAGACGGTCGCGTCGGACACGATGGTGGCGTAG